A stretch of the Filimonas lacunae genome encodes the following:
- a CDS encoding DUF7674 family protein: MNQYEVPALIAERIPELRDEIIEQPQPCNVNNAVHILANYTQKMCNAHDLLSIQKCMKLADRIYTRGNAAVQNAVVNVFVYSFSAFRLTCNKVEWRLLQAKMPINLYSAYVQQVLKSGI; this comes from the coding sequence ATGAATCAATATGAAGTACCAGCCTTAATAGCTGAAAGAATACCAGAGCTGAGAGACGAGATTATTGAACAACCTCAACCCTGCAACGTAAACAACGCTGTACACATTCTGGCCAACTACACACAAAAAATGTGTAACGCCCACGACCTGTTATCTATTCAGAAATGTATGAAGCTGGCCGATCGCATTTACACCCGTGGTAATGCAGCCGTACAAAACGCGGTGGTCAACGTGTTTGTGTACTCCTTCTCCGCCTTCCGTTTAACCTGCAACAAAGTAGAATGGCGCTTATTACAGGCTAAAATGCCCATAAACCTCTATTCCGCTTACGTGCAGCAGGTATTGAAATCAGGCATTTAA
- a CDS encoding universal stress protein: MEKDKNAEHFLKLIRQSRRGKFKIYIGMSPGVGKTYRMLQEAKALLRNGVDIKIGYIETHNRAETHALLEGLPIIPRRKLFYKGKELDELDVNAVINLHPEVVVIDELAHTNIEGSRNEKRWQDVMQILNEGINVISAVNIQHLESLQEEIKNITGIAINERVPDSVLQQADEVVNIDLTADELVTRLKEGKIYSLDKVAVSLQNFFQPEKILQLRELALKEVVTQVERKIETELPRAVQMRNERFMACISSNHEVAKKVIRKTARLAAYYRSKWFVLYVQTPGEEMDKIGLASQRHLINNFKLATELGAEVIRIQHSKIGKGIIEIAEKKEITTICMGKPHLSLLKVILSTNVFNQILKKLSSNDIDLVILS; encoded by the coding sequence ATGGAAAAAGATAAAAACGCAGAACACTTTTTAAAACTCATCCGCCAAAGCCGTCGCGGTAAGTTTAAGATATATATAGGCATGAGCCCCGGCGTAGGCAAAACCTACCGCATGCTGCAGGAAGCCAAAGCCCTGCTGCGCAATGGTGTGGACATAAAAATAGGCTATATCGAAACCCATAACCGCGCCGAAACACATGCCCTGCTCGAAGGCCTGCCCATCATCCCCCGCCGCAAACTGTTTTACAAAGGCAAAGAACTGGACGAGCTGGATGTGAACGCCGTTATTAACCTGCACCCCGAAGTAGTGGTGATAGATGAACTGGCCCACACCAACATTGAAGGCAGCCGCAACGAAAAACGCTGGCAGGATGTAATGCAAATACTCAACGAAGGCATTAACGTGATCAGCGCCGTAAACATCCAGCACCTCGAAAGCCTGCAGGAAGAAATTAAAAACATCACCGGCATTGCCATTAACGAACGCGTGCCCGACAGCGTGCTGCAACAGGCCGATGAAGTAGTGAACATCGACCTCACCGCCGATGAACTGGTAACCCGTTTAAAAGAAGGAAAAATATACTCGCTGGATAAAGTAGCCGTATCGCTGCAAAACTTTTTCCAGCCCGAAAAAATACTGCAACTGCGCGAGCTGGCTTTGAAAGAAGTAGTAACGCAGGTAGAACGTAAAATAGAAACCGAACTGCCCCGCGCCGTGCAAATGCGCAACGAGCGCTTTATGGCCTGCATCAGCAGCAACCACGAAGTAGCCAAAAAGGTCATCCGCAAAACCGCGCGGCTGGCCGCTTACTACCGCAGCAAATGGTTTGTGCTGTATGTGCAAACACCCGGCGAAGAAATGGATAAAATAGGCCTGGCCTCGCAACGCCATCTCATCAACAACTTTAAACTGGCTACCGAGCTGGGGGCCGAGGTCATACGTATTCAGCACAGCAAAATAGGCAAGGGTATTATTGAAATAGCAGAGAAAAAAGAGATCACCACCATTTGCATGGGCAAGCCCCATCTCAGCCTGCTGAAAGTAATATTATCCACCAATGTATTCAACCAAATACTGAAAAAGCTATCTTCAAACGATATTGATCTTGTAATACTTTCATAA
- a CDS encoding GNAT family N-acetyltransferase produces the protein MNTEDPIIVRIATANDAPYAPEITAEMESSAIARGTGIAKRSPESIIQKMTEGKAVIALTSNHQWVGFAYIDVWSNGEFVSNSGLIVSPAFRGNGVARAIKTKIFRLSRKLYPHARIFSITTGLSVMKMNMRFGFEPVTFNEITTDPAFWQGCKSCVNYNTLTSKGFKNCLCTALLYTPAHIADTSQKPEISTNFTIHVKQLIL, from the coding sequence ATGAACACAGAAGACCCGATAATAGTACGCATAGCCACCGCAAACGACGCCCCCTACGCACCGGAAATAACTGCCGAAATGGAAAGCTCCGCCATAGCACGCGGCACCGGCATAGCCAAACGCAGTCCCGAATCTATTATCCAGAAAATGACCGAAGGCAAAGCTGTAATAGCCCTCACCAGCAACCACCAATGGGTAGGCTTTGCGTATATAGATGTATGGAGCAATGGCGAGTTCGTATCTAACTCCGGCCTTATTGTATCACCCGCCTTCCGTGGCAACGGCGTAGCCCGGGCCATCAAAACCAAAATATTCCGCCTGTCGCGCAAACTATATCCCCACGCCCGCATTTTCAGCATCACCACCGGTTTATCTGTCATGAAAATGAATATGCGTTTCGGCTTCGAGCCCGTTACCTTTAACGAAATCACCACCGATCCCGCTTTCTGGCAAGGCTGCAAAAGCTGCGTTAACTACAACACCCTTACCAGCAAAGGCTTTAAAAACTGTTTGTGCACCGCGTTGCTGTATACCCCTGCACACATAGCTGATACCTCGCAAAAGCCAGAGATATCCACTAACTTCACTATACACGTGAAACAGCTGATATTATAG
- a CDS encoding helix-turn-helix domain-containing protein: protein MNAFDRLFIARTFLSLSQKEAAEQAGINAAAISVMERGEKKFIPTEYIHFLYEKGIDLNWIFSDSNDTSLVFRQPAETTTTPALPTTTPPPVANGSLHAALSSHHQQHTHSGGMIMNRYMQDFNNDLKDILLELKKLNASLCTTYPG, encoded by the coding sequence ATGAATGCTTTTGACAGACTTTTTATAGCACGCACCTTTCTCTCCCTCAGTCAGAAAGAAGCCGCAGAACAAGCTGGCATCAATGCAGCAGCGATAAGTGTAATGGAACGGGGCGAGAAAAAATTCATCCCTACGGAATACATCCATTTCCTGTACGAAAAAGGCATTGACCTTAACTGGATATTCAGCGATAGCAACGATACCTCCCTCGTATTTCGCCAACCTGCCGAAACCACCACCACACCTGCATTACCCACTACTACTCCGCCACCGGTAGCTAACGGCAGCCTGCACGCGGCATTAAGCAGCCATCACCAGCAACACACCCATTCCGGTGGCATGATCATGAACAGGTATATGCAGGACTTTAATAATGATTTGAAAGATATATTACTGGAACTCAAAAAACTCAACGCCAGCCTTTGCACAACCTATCCCGGCTAA
- the kdpB gene encoding potassium-transporting ATPase subunit KdpB — protein sequence MSTRNKTRLFEGALVKEALQQSFIKLNPRILFRNPVMFTVEIGTAIMLAVTVLTVVTGDTTQGSFGYNLAVFIVLFLTLLFANFAEAIAEARGKAQAQSLRKTREDTPAKKVFPVGEIVTDEIRVVPSSQLVKGDVFVCEAGDTIPMDGEIIEGLATIDESAITGESAPVIRESGGDKSSVTGGTKVLSDRIKVRVTTEPGESFLDKMIALVEGASRQKTPNEIALTILLASFTLVFVIVCVTLKPFGDYASTPITIAAFVSLFVCLIPTTIGGLLSAIGIAGMDRALRANVITKSGKAVETAGDLDTLLLDKTGTITIGNRKATHFWPSNGVEDKDFISACVMASLADETPEGKSIIELAHTLGINSRYVKKEQARFIAFTAETRSSGIDIDGNKIRKGAFDAIRNLVTRAGNPFPTETEERVKAISSNGGTPLVVSYNDKVHGVIELQDIIKPGIRERFERLRRMGVKTVMVTGDNPLTAKFIAEKAGVDDFIAEAKPEDKMRYIRQEQESGKLVAMMGDGTNDAPALAQADVGVAMNSGTQAAKEAGNMVDLDNDPTKLIEIVEIGKQLLMTRGTLTTFSIANDVAKYFAIVPALFISSLPALQGLNIMHLKSPESAILSAVIFNAIIIPALIPLALKGVAYKPIGASALLRRNLLIYGLGGVLIPFIGIKLIDMLLAFFM from the coding sequence ATGTCTACCAGAAATAAAACAAGGTTGTTCGAAGGCGCTTTGGTAAAAGAAGCACTGCAACAATCCTTTATTAAATTAAACCCGCGCATCCTGTTTCGCAACCCGGTAATGTTTACCGTAGAAATAGGCACCGCCATTATGCTGGCAGTAACAGTGCTTACCGTTGTTACCGGCGATACAACACAAGGTTCATTTGGCTATAACCTGGCGGTGTTCATTGTATTATTCTTAACCCTGCTGTTTGCCAACTTTGCCGAAGCCATAGCCGAAGCAAGAGGTAAGGCACAGGCACAAAGCCTGCGCAAAACACGGGAAGACACACCGGCTAAAAAAGTATTCCCTGTTGGCGAAATTGTTACCGACGAAATAAGAGTAGTTCCTTCTTCCCAACTGGTAAAAGGCGATGTGTTCGTTTGCGAAGCAGGCGATACCATCCCTATGGACGGTGAAATTATAGAAGGCCTGGCCACGATAGATGAAAGTGCTATCACCGGCGAAAGCGCCCCTGTTATCCGCGAATCCGGTGGCGATAAATCATCCGTAACGGGTGGTACCAAAGTGTTAAGCGATCGCATTAAAGTACGTGTTACTACCGAGCCCGGCGAAAGCTTCCTCGATAAGATGATTGCACTGGTAGAAGGCGCCAGCCGTCAGAAAACACCGAACGAAATAGCCTTAACCATTCTGCTGGCCAGCTTTACCCTGGTGTTTGTGATCGTGTGTGTTACCTTAAAACCTTTTGGCGACTATGCCAGCACCCCTATTACCATTGCTGCTTTTGTATCGCTGTTTGTGTGCCTGATACCTACCACCATCGGCGGTTTGTTAAGCGCCATCGGTATTGCCGGTATGGACCGTGCCTTACGTGCCAATGTGATCACTAAAAGTGGTAAAGCCGTAGAAACAGCTGGCGACCTGGATACCCTGCTGCTGGATAAAACTGGCACCATCACCATCGGTAACCGTAAAGCCACCCATTTCTGGCCCAGCAATGGTGTAGAAGATAAAGACTTTATCAGCGCCTGTGTAATGGCTTCCCTGGCCGATGAAACACCGGAAGGCAAGTCTATTATAGAACTGGCACATACGCTGGGCATTAACAGCCGTTATGTAAAAAAAGAACAGGCCCGCTTTATTGCCTTCACCGCCGAAACCCGCAGCAGTGGCATTGATATTGATGGCAATAAAATACGCAAAGGCGCATTCGATGCCATCAGAAACCTGGTAACCCGCGCCGGTAATCCTTTCCCTACCGAAACTGAGGAAAGAGTAAAAGCCATCTCTTCTAACGGCGGAACCCCGCTGGTAGTAAGCTATAACGACAAGGTACACGGTGTAATAGAATTACAGGACATTATCAAACCCGGCATTCGTGAACGTTTCGAGCGCCTGCGCCGCATGGGTGTAAAAACCGTAATGGTTACCGGCGACAACCCGCTTACCGCTAAGTTCATTGCCGAAAAAGCCGGTGTGGACGACTTCATTGCCGAAGCGAAACCCGAAGACAAAATGCGCTATATCCGCCAGGAACAGGAAAGCGGTAAACTGGTAGCAATGATGGGCGATGGCACCAACGATGCGCCCGCACTGGCACAGGCCGATGTAGGTGTAGCTATGAACAGCGGAACACAGGCCGCTAAAGAAGCCGGTAACATGGTGGACTTAGACAACGACCCTACCAAGCTGATTGAGATAGTGGAAATAGGCAAACAACTGTTAATGACACGCGGTACCCTTACCACCTTCTCCATAGCCAACGACGTAGCCAAATACTTTGCTATTGTTCCGGCCCTGTTCATCTCTTCTTTACCAGCCCTGCAGGGGTTAAACATCATGCACCTGAAAAGCCCTGAAAGCGCTATACTTTCCGCGGTTATTTTCAACGCCATCATCATACCTGCATTGATTCCGCTGGCATTAAAAGGTGTGGCTTACAAACCCATTGGTGCCAGTGCCTTATTAAGAAGAAACCTGTTGATATATGGCCTGGGTGGTGTGCTGATACCCTTTATAGGTATTAAGCTCATTGACATGCTACTGGCCTTTTTTATGTAA
- a CDS encoding outer membrane beta-barrel protein produces the protein MKQVLLGVALGAVALNVKAQTDTTTVTKIPFEDIDQTWQNGNDRRDSSVFKNVPYFTPSILMDINYTHSFNNPNDNTVVGSTALARNNEIQLSALHFGGDFVYKNARARVMTQFGTRSIVVPRNDYSPYRGQYQLANVYRYLSEAYAGYHIDKWYGINIDAGMFMSYIGLNSYYQPENWEYQASFTSDNTPWFFNGVRIQIFPTKHLKFEPWLINGWQSYGKFNSMPGFGFNLTWMPTSNLKMLTNNYYGSDAACIPDRKRFHSDNSILVRYLNKPKSKGISRMAFSWTGDIGFEKGGGVNGFKDDAVKGPAQYFLSSMFYNRIWFNKNRFAWTVGGGVMKNPGRYLVLYPTGQASPLPNPLDPTKTEGAFPFSANPGDQFFGWDWSTNFDYMPNQSITFRAEFVNRHADVPYFAGQGGVTSQTGYSTSVLDPNWRPDLVKQESRFVLAILFRL, from the coding sequence ATGAAACAGGTTTTATTGGGCGTGGCGCTGGGCGCTGTGGCCCTGAACGTAAAAGCTCAGACAGACACAACCACCGTCACCAAAATCCCCTTTGAAGACATTGACCAGACATGGCAAAACGGTAACGACAGAAGAGACTCTTCTGTATTTAAAAACGTACCCTACTTTACGCCCAGCATTTTGATGGACATTAACTACACCCACTCGTTCAACAACCCGAACGATAACACAGTAGTAGGTTCTACCGCTCTGGCCCGCAATAATGAAATACAGTTATCTGCCTTACATTTCGGTGGCGACTTTGTATATAAGAATGCAAGGGCACGTGTGATGACTCAATTTGGCACCCGCTCTATTGTAGTGCCCCGCAACGACTATAGCCCTTACCGCGGACAATATCAGCTGGCCAACGTTTACCGTTACTTAAGTGAGGCTTATGCAGGCTATCATATCGATAAATGGTATGGCATCAACATCGATGCAGGTATGTTTATGAGTTATATCGGGCTTAACTCTTACTACCAACCCGAAAACTGGGAATATCAGGCATCCTTTACCTCCGACAATACCCCCTGGTTTTTTAATGGGGTGCGTATACAGATATTCCCTACCAAACATCTGAAATTTGAACCCTGGTTAATTAACGGCTGGCAAAGCTATGGCAAGTTCAACAGCATGCCCGGCTTCGGATTTAACCTTACCTGGATGCCCACCAGCAACCTTAAAATGTTAACCAACAACTACTACGGTAGCGATGCTGCTTGCATACCGGACAGAAAACGTTTCCATTCCGATAACAGCATCCTGGTGCGCTATCTGAACAAACCTAAATCAAAAGGCATCAGTCGTATGGCTTTCTCGTGGACAGGAGATATCGGCTTTGAAAAAGGCGGTGGCGTAAACGGTTTTAAAGACGATGCAGTAAAAGGCCCCGCACAATACTTTTTAAGCTCTATGTTCTACAACAGAATATGGTTTAACAAAAACAGGTTTGCATGGACAGTAGGCGGCGGCGTAATGAAAAACCCCGGCCGCTACCTGGTACTGTACCCTACCGGCCAGGCCAGCCCGCTGCCCAACCCACTTGATCCCACAAAAACCGAAGGCGCTTTTCCTTTCAGTGCCAACCCTGGCGATCAGTTCTTTGGCTGGGATTGGTCAACCAATTTCGACTATATGCCCAACCAAAGTATCACCTTCCGTGCTGAGTTTGTGAACAGACATGCTGATGTGCCCTACTTTGCCGGACAGGGCGGCGTTACCTCCCAAACAGGTTACTCCACCTCCGTGTTAGATCCTAACTGGCGACCCGACCTGGTGAAACAGGAATCCCGGTTTGTATTAGCCATATTATTCCGGTTGTAA
- the kdpF gene encoding K(+)-transporting ATPase subunit F, which produces MNVIFILSLLVFVYLVYVLLKPEKF; this is translated from the coding sequence ATGAATGTCATTTTTATACTGTCTCTCCTGGTTTTTGTGTACCTGGTATATGTACTGCTGAAACCGGAAAAATTTTAA
- a CDS encoding K(+)-transporting ATPase subunit C: protein MLKYMMSSVKLTIVMIVLCAVLYPLFIAAVGRLAPGQGKGETVEVNGKVVGYAKIGQSFTKDEYFQGRPSAVGYNAAGSAGSNKGPSNPDYLKTVQDRIDTFLVHNPGIYKRQIPAELVTASGSGLDPDISPASAAIQVNRISILRHIPQQKLNTLIAEHTVKPLFGPQKINVLQLNIALDQIK, encoded by the coding sequence ATGTTGAAGTATATGATGTCTTCCGTTAAACTCACCATAGTGATGATTGTACTATGTGCTGTACTCTACCCGCTGTTCATTGCCGCAGTAGGCCGCCTGGCACCCGGCCAGGGCAAGGGCGAAACCGTAGAAGTAAATGGTAAGGTAGTGGGCTATGCCAAAATAGGACAAAGCTTTACCAAAGATGAATATTTCCAGGGCCGCCCCTCTGCTGTAGGTTATAACGCCGCAGGCAGCGCCGGCAGCAACAAAGGCCCGTCTAACCCCGATTACCTGAAAACAGTACAGGATAGAATTGACACCTTCCTGGTACACAACCCCGGCATTTACAAACGACAGATACCTGCCGAACTGGTTACCGCCAGCGGTAGCGGCCTTGACCCGGATATTTCACCTGCCAGCGCTGCTATACAGGTAAACCGCATCAGCATATTGCGTCATATTCCGCAGCAAAAGCTGAACACACTAATCGCAGAGCATACCGTAAAACCATTATTCGGACCACAAAAAATAAACGTACTGCAACTCAACATTGCATTGGACCAAATCAAATAA
- the kdpA gene encoding potassium-transporting ATPase subunit KdpA: MNTEITGVVVSFLLTVLIAFPLGKYIAKVFKGEKTITDFLKPFERFIYKICGIDPAKEMNWKQHMAALLCINLVWLLYAFFVLLYQNKLPLNPDGNPGMTPDLSFNTAISFLVNCNLQHYSGETGLTYLTQLIVVTFLQFVSAATGVAAVAVLFRAFAEKTTTKLGNFFVFFTQSITRILLPLAIIMAVILAFNGTPTSFDGKDSIVTLQGDSVQVSRGPAAGMIAIKHLGTNGGGWFGANSAHPLENPNYITNMVEIIAQVILPMALVFAFGFFIMRRRLGYVIFGVMTLGMLTFMIPNMVSELNGNPAFHKLGLADATAMEGKEVRFGVAASAYWQIMTTVISTGSVNSMHDSSMPLSGAMQMLGMMTNCFYGGKGVGLLNYFIFLIIAVFISGLMVGRTPEFMGRKVEAREMKIAAIIALLHPLLVLAGTALSAFFAVHHPEINWAVKPSAWLNNPGSHGFSEMLYEYTSASANNGSGFEGLGDNNIFWNVTTGFVMILGRFIPIIGPIAIAGLLAQKKYTPQTAGTLQTDTATFGIMTYAVIMILAALAFFPALTLGPIAEHFHLF, translated from the coding sequence ATGAATACAGAAATAACAGGCGTTGTAGTGTCGTTCCTCCTCACCGTACTGATAGCCTTTCCGTTAGGAAAATACATAGCCAAAGTATTTAAGGGAGAAAAAACAATTACCGACTTCCTGAAACCTTTTGAAAGGTTTATCTATAAAATATGCGGTATCGATCCCGCAAAAGAAATGAATTGGAAGCAGCATATGGCTGCTTTGCTCTGTATTAACCTGGTTTGGCTGTTGTATGCTTTTTTTGTGTTACTGTACCAAAACAAGCTTCCTTTAAATCCCGATGGCAACCCCGGCATGACACCTGACTTGTCGTTTAACACTGCCATCAGCTTTTTGGTCAACTGTAACCTGCAGCACTACTCCGGCGAAACCGGGTTAACCTACTTAACCCAGTTAATAGTGGTTACATTTTTACAGTTTGTGTCAGCAGCCACCGGCGTAGCCGCTGTAGCCGTACTGTTTAGGGCCTTTGCCGAAAAAACCACTACCAAACTGGGCAACTTTTTCGTGTTCTTCACCCAGTCTATCACCCGCATACTGCTGCCTTTAGCAATTATTATGGCCGTAATACTGGCCTTCAACGGCACCCCTACCAGCTTTGACGGTAAAGACAGTATTGTAACCCTGCAAGGCGATAGCGTACAGGTATCACGCGGCCCCGCAGCCGGTATGATAGCCATTAAACACCTGGGCACCAACGGTGGTGGCTGGTTTGGCGCCAACAGTGCTCACCCGCTGGAAAACCCCAACTACATTACCAACATGGTAGAAATTATCGCACAGGTGATACTGCCTATGGCCCTGGTGTTTGCCTTCGGTTTCTTTATCATGCGCCGCAGGCTGGGTTATGTCATATTCGGTGTAATGACACTGGGTATGCTCACCTTCATGATACCTAACATGGTATCAGAGTTAAACGGCAACCCTGCTTTTCATAAACTGGGCTTAGCCGATGCCACCGCAATGGAAGGCAAAGAAGTTCGCTTTGGCGTAGCTGCCTCTGCCTACTGGCAAATTATGACCACTGTTATTTCCACCGGTTCTGTCAACTCCATGCACGACAGCTCCATGCCATTATCAGGTGCTATGCAAATGCTGGGTATGATGACCAACTGTTTCTATGGAGGTAAAGGCGTAGGCTTACTCAACTACTTTATCTTCCTCATCATTGCCGTGTTTATCTCCGGCTTAATGGTAGGCCGCACACCCGAATTCATGGGCCGTAAAGTAGAAGCGCGTGAAATGAAAATAGCCGCTATCATCGCCTTATTACACCCCTTATTAGTATTAGCAGGTACAGCCCTGTCGGCCTTCTTCGCGGTGCATCACCCCGAAATCAACTGGGCCGTTAAACCATCTGCCTGGCTAAACAACCCTGGCAGCCACGGCTTCTCCGAAATGTTGTATGAATACACTTCGGCTTCTGCCAACAACGGTTCGGGCTTTGAAGGCTTAGGTGATAACAACATCTTCTGGAACGTAACCACAGGCTTTGTAATGATACTGGGCAGGTTTATACCCATCATTGGCCCTATAGCCATAGCAGGTTTACTGGCACAGAAAAAGTACACGCCGCAAACCGCCGGTACTTTACAAACCGATACCGCCACCTTTGGCATTATGACCTATGCTGTTATTATGATACTGGCGGCACTGGCCTTCTTCCCCGCATTAACACTGGGACCCATTGCCGAACATTTCCACCTGTTTTAA
- a CDS encoding RpnC/YadD family protein gives MSVNQLLPATEPTQQRRDILWKGIMEDLFADFLRFFFIDADEHFDIDRGFEFLEKELHEISPGESVTHPRYVDKLVKAWYKDGTEKWLLIHVEIQGYPDTLFAARMYTYFYRICDKFQREVTTLAIYTDNDEHYHPDRYVYECHGTSFVFRFNTYKVKGQDIELLEQCNNPFATVILAVLTSLQQKEYSQGRLFELYVVLVRKLFQKSYSKEKIDKLVQFIKRHANFGDSELIHKFEEEIEVFNQKLEHMGIYEEILQYETGIAEARGELNSKKKVVKNLLSGTDFSIQTIAELADVSIDFVIEIKNTLQG, from the coding sequence ATGAGTGTTAACCAATTGCTGCCTGCTACAGAACCCACCCAGCAAAGAAGGGATATATTATGGAAAGGAATAATGGAGGATTTGTTTGCTGATTTTTTGCGTTTCTTTTTTATAGATGCGGATGAGCATTTTGATATAGACCGTGGTTTTGAATTTCTGGAAAAGGAATTGCATGAGATAAGTCCGGGTGAATCTGTTACACATCCCAGGTATGTAGATAAGCTGGTAAAGGCCTGGTACAAAGATGGAACAGAAAAGTGGTTGTTGATACATGTAGAGATACAAGGATATCCTGATACCTTATTTGCTGCGCGCATGTACACTTATTTTTACCGGATATGTGATAAGTTTCAGCGGGAAGTAACCACTTTAGCTATTTATACAGATAATGATGAACATTATCATCCCGATAGGTATGTATACGAATGTCATGGAACCAGTTTTGTGTTTCGGTTCAATACTTATAAGGTGAAAGGGCAGGATATAGAGCTACTGGAGCAGTGTAATAACCCTTTTGCTACGGTGATTTTGGCGGTGTTGACATCATTACAGCAAAAGGAATATTCACAGGGGAGATTGTTTGAATTGTATGTTGTGCTGGTACGCAAGTTGTTTCAGAAGAGTTATTCAAAGGAAAAAATTGATAAACTGGTACAGTTTATTAAGCGACATGCCAATTTTGGAGATTCGGAACTAATTCATAAATTTGAAGAGGAGATTGAAGTTTTTAATCAAAAACTTGAGCATATGGGTATCTACGAGGAAATATTGCAATACGAGACGGGAATCGCTGAGGCACGTGGAGAACTGAACAGCAAAAAGAAGGTTGTTAAGAATTTACTGTCTGGAACAGATTTTTCGATTCAAACCATTGCAGAGTTGGCAGACGTTTCGATAGATTTTGTAATTGAAATCAAAAACACCCTTCAAGGGTAA
- a CDS encoding sigma-54-dependent transcriptional regulator: MKSILVIDDEEKLRGLLSRILRSEGFEVTEAGDGKSGLKKLALENIDVVLCDVKLPDANGVQLVQQIKTTYPQVEIILLTAYGNIADGVQAIKNGAFDYITKGDDNDKIVPLLHRALEKAQLQKRVQELEKRVGEKYSFKTISSKSKAIQDAIELAQKVAPVDTSVLLTGETGTGKEVFAQAIHQASSRCGKSFVALNCSTFSKEMMESELFGHKQGSFTGATKDQKGLIEEANGGTLFLDEIGEMPLELQAKLLRVLETSEFIKVGDTKASKSNFRLIAATNRDLKKESEEHRFRSDLYFRLNIFEIYLPALRERVKDIRVLAELFIQQFADKTNKQPPHMSEAFLERLQAYHWPGNIRELKNIIERAVILSSGSELTTDQLPADVNAAPSKQQSLSAFDLASVEKLHIQRVLNHTRNNKAEAARLLNIGTATLYRKIDEYGL; this comes from the coding sequence TTGAAAAGCATATTGGTTATTGACGACGAAGAAAAACTCAGAGGATTACTCTCCCGGATATTACGCAGCGAAGGATTTGAGGTTACAGAAGCTGGCGACGGCAAATCAGGATTAAAGAAACTGGCGCTCGAAAACATTGATGTGGTATTGTGCGATGTTAAACTGCCCGACGCCAACGGCGTGCAACTGGTGCAGCAAATAAAAACCACTTACCCACAGGTAGAAATTATACTCCTCACCGCCTATGGTAACATTGCCGACGGCGTGCAGGCTATTAAAAACGGGGCGTTCGATTATATTACCAAAGGCGATGATAACGATAAAATAGTCCCCCTCCTCCACCGTGCCCTCGAAAAAGCCCAGTTGCAAAAGCGGGTGCAGGAACTGGAAAAACGGGTAGGCGAAAAATACTCCTTCAAAACCATCAGCAGCAAGTCTAAAGCCATACAGGATGCCATTGAGCTGGCCCAGAAAGTAGCCCCGGTAGACACATCAGTATTGCTCACCGGCGAAACCGGCACGGGTAAAGAGGTATTTGCCCAGGCCATACACCAGGCCAGCAGCCGCTGCGGTAAAAGCTTTGTAGCCCTCAACTGTAGCACTTTTAGCAAAGAAATGATGGAAAGCGAATTGTTCGGCCACAAACAAGGTTCGTTCACCGGCGCCACTAAAGACCAGAAAGGATTAATTGAAGAAGCCAACGGCGGTACCCTGTTCCTGGATGAAATAGGCGAAATGCCCTTAGAATTACAGGCCAAACTGTTGCGCGTGCTGGAAACCAGCGAATTTATTAAAGTGGGCGACACCAAGGCCAGTAAAAGCAATTTCCGCCTTATTGCCGCCACCAACCGCGATTTAAAAAAAGAAAGCGAAGAACACCGCTTCCGCAGCGATTTGTATTTTCGGCTGAACATATTTGAAATATACCTGCCCGCCCTGCGCGAAAGGGTAAAAGACATACGTGTGCTGGCAGAATTATTCATCCAGCAATTCGCCGACAAAACCAACAAACAGCCGCCACACATGAGTGAAGCGTTTTTAGAGCGATTACAAGCTTACCACTGGCCCGGCAATATCCGCGAACTCAAAAACATTATTGAGCGCGCCGTTATATTAAGCAGTGGCAGCGAATTGACTACCGACCAGCTGCCAGCCGATGTAAACGCAGCCCCGTCTAAACAACAGTCCCTCTCCGCTTTCGACCTGGCCAGCGTAGAAAAGCTGCACATACAACGCGTGCTCAACCACACCCGTAATAATAAAGCCGAAGCTGCCCGCCTGCTCAACATTGGCACCGCCACTTTATACCGAAAAATTGATGAATACGGTCTGTAA